One segment of Brassica napus cultivar Da-Ae chromosome C3, Da-Ae, whole genome shotgun sequence DNA contains the following:
- the LOC106429048 gene encoding kinesin-like protein KIN-10B isoform X2: MDSKTTPVKPNVSDSPSISKVRVVVRVRPFLPPEIPDVRSCVSVIDGDGRDSSEVAVYLKDPDSCRNECYQLDAFYGNGDENVKQIFDRDVNPLIPEIFRGFNATVLAYGATGSGKTFTMQGTDDLPGLMPLAMSTILSMCEETASRAEVSYYEVYMDRCLDLLEVKSNEVAIWDDKNGQVHLKGLSSIPVNSMSEFHEVYSCGLQRRKVAHTCFNDVSSRSHGVLVISVFSEGGVTGKINLIDLAGSGDYRKGVNEEIRLQESAKINQSLFALSNAVYALINNLPRVPYRESKLTRILQDSLGGTSRALMVACLNPGEYQESLRTVSLAARSRHIKNIISLNPKVETPKVKIDMEAKLQAWLESKGKTKSAHRMMAIRSPLIGTNQPSFSQSSVKKLGCHKSATARSAKLTGTGQRDTFVAVRNLFGGETPDASHVLEPIQNLHLASPTKEDERGASGKESLLESELTPVREALSPITSNAKPNSAYGSPPMLKPMTPKTPMISTNAENMQMSGTCQKFNAWSTNVKTSLMREYVHFLNTANK, from the exons ATGGATTCGAAAACCACTCCAGTGAAACCCAACGTTTCGGATTCCCCTTCGATCTCGAAGGTTAGGGTCGTCGTTAGAGTTCGTCCGTTTCTTCCCCCAGAGATCCCCGACGTCCGATCGTGTGTTTCCGTAATCGACGGCGATGGTAGAGATTCCAGCGAAGTGGCGGTTTACCTCAAAGATCCCGATAGCTG TCGCAACGAATGCTATCAGCTGGATGCGTTTTACGGGAATGGCGATGAGAATGTGAAGCAGATCTTCGATAGAGATGTCAACCCTTTGATTCCAGAGATTTTTCGGGGTTTCAACGCTACTGTGCTTGCTTATGGAGCCACCGGAAGCGGAAAAACGTTTACGATGCAG GGAACTGATGATCTGCCTGGACTAATGCCATTAGCCATGTCCACTATCCTGTCAATGTGCGAGGAGACAGCAAGTAGAGCGGAGGTttcatattatgaagtttacatGGACAGATGCCTGGATCTCCTAGAGGTTAAATCTAACGAGGTTGCTATTTGGGACGATAAGAATGGACAAGTTCATCTTAAGGGACTCTCTAGTATCCCAGTTAACTCCATGTCTGAGTTTCACGAGGTTTACTCATGTGGCCTTCAGCGGAGGAAAGTTGCACACACTTGTTTTAATGATGTCTCTAGTAGAAGCCATGGAGTGCTAGTGATCTCAGTATTCTCAGAAGGGGGTGTCACTGGAAAAATCAATCTGATTGATCTGGCTG GTAGTGGAGACTATAGAAAGGGAGTCAATGAAGAAATCCGTCTACAAGAGAGTGCCAAGATTAACCAGTCATTATTTGCACTCTCCAATGCGGTTTATGCTCTGATTAATAACCTCCCAAGGGTGCCTTACAGGGAAAGCAAATTGACAAGAATACTGCAGGACTCACTTGGAGGAACGAGTAGAGCTCTCATGGTCGCATGTCTG aATCCGGGTGAATACCAAGAATCTCTTCGCACTGTTAGCTTGGCTGCAAGGTCAAGGCACATCAAAAACATCATATCTTTGAATCCCAAGGTAGAGACTCCTAAGGTTAAAATAGATATGGAAGCAAAACTGCAAGCTTGGCTGGAATCAAAAGGGAAGACGAAAAGCGCCCATAGAATGATGGCAATACGTTCTCCCCTGATTGGTACAAATCAACCTTCATTTTCTCAAAGCTCGGTTAAGAAACTCGGCTGTCATAAATCAGCCACTGCAAGAAGTGCTAAACTTACTGGCACAGGGCAGAG GGACACATTTGTGGCTGTCAGGAACTTATTTGGTGGGGAAACTCCTGATGCTTCACATGTATTG GAACCAATTCAGAATCTGCACTTAGCTTCTCCAAccaaagaagatgaaagaggcgcatCTGGCAAAGAGAGTCTGTTGGAATCTGAACTCACTCCTGTTCGAGAAGCTCTATCTCCGATAAcctcaaatgcaaaaccaaacTCAGCTTATGGGTCACCTCCGATGCTCAAACCAATGACTCCAAAAACACCTATGATTTCTACAAACGCTGAGAATATGCAGATGAGTGGCACATGCCAGAAGTTCAATGCTTGGAGCACTAATGTGAAG ACTTCTCTCATGAGAGAATATGTTCACTTCTTGAATACAGCAAACAAGTAA
- the LOC106448791 gene encoding protein TRM32-like, which yields MGKNLREKVTCSPIQNNHPGFMWGLFDILKHNHWRYIKKRLPHKRPIGGRPSASAGTKNEVNNTIPPDGMPKSKVEDNTNVDSGKRPKKPSSSAVKSKDSSNSGEKPKRNHSSEDKSKNLNSEEKRRRRHSEIKKSVKALIKALVIEDKSKRKGRHHRSSTYPVQSDPKDKESLSEVRESSDKDSSDKKIAISPSIGSLNPLYLMSEESSYSDSEDFKSEKTPVDESDHSKKKKEEAWPDPKLNEDCDTSSSPRQTKACLDALNLIHMNRNFLLKVLQDPAGSPLARHFQREQSFSSKTMTRSGSFPTHDHSNVPPTSPSTAVEHRAVEKLANEDSSGYTRKRGKNHQVVIKRFKDLRQKIKHVINENKSEKHRITMDAVLDKVPRKYGFSKDLRQDILSHCSATKKEGAKPRQIGRTSSLCGSVDRYLQLYEKSFQKSNSISKSEEPALSCKIVPKILGRILSLPGTKSPYALKTEDLPGHFETSSRSIEQEQDGLDDISEISDDQSESSEHEMPETTDDLSSDETEQDRETSTVDVETETKPLYESSGDCPTFDESHIPRDLKVGHDPDTETCETRKQLEGITAEAIDEYLQIEAQDKGKFNYVRDILEISGFNAPESLSMWQSDYQPLDPLVYEEVATAAIAGCMIQDPECSRNYEEEEESGGNCNHLLLFDLINEVLIEIYERSYHYCPKQLSTLCRIHPMPVGYSVLKDVWVRINFYLRYKPHDEESFDEIMSRDLRRDDGWMDLQFESECVGIEVEDLIFEELLEELLGSC from the exons ATGGGGAAGAACTTGCGTGAGAAAGTGACATGCTCCCCAATCCAAAACAACCATCCTGGATTCATGTGGGGACTCTTTGACATTCTTAAGCACAACCATTGGCGTTACATCAAGAAACGTCTTCCTCACAAACGACCCATCGGTGGTAGACCAAGTGCTTCTGCTG GAacaaaaaacgaagtaaataaCACAATTCCACCAGATGGTATGCCTAAAAGCAAGGTGGAAGATAACACAAATGTA GACTCTGGGAAAAGACCAAAGAAGCCTAGTTCTTCTGCAGTAAAGTCCAAAGATTCTTCTAACTCAGGGGAGAAGCCAAAAAGGAATCATAGTTCAGAAGACAAGTCCAAGAATCTCAACTCAGAGGAGAAGCGGAGAAGGAGACATTCAGAGATCAAAAAGTCTGTGAAAGCTTTGATCAAGGCACTTGTAATAGAAGACAAGTCCAAGAGGAAAGGCCGTCACCACAGAAGCTCCACTTATCCTGTCCAATCAGACCCAAAGGACAAGGAGTCATTGAGTGAAGTAAGAGAATCTTCTGACAAGGATTCCTCAGACAAGAAGATTGCCATTTCACCCTCCATTGGTTCTTTGAACCCTCTTTACCTCATGTCCGAGGAATCAAGCTACAGTGACAGCGAAGACTTCAAGTCAGAGAAAACCCCAGTTGATGAAAGTGATCattccaagaagaagaaggaggaagcTTGGCCTGATCCAAAGTTGAATGAGGATTGTGATACATCATCATCGCCTAGACAGACAAAAGCATGTCTTGATGCTCTCAATCTGATACACATGAACAGAAACTTCTTGTTAAAAGTTCTGCAGGACCCTGCTGGTTCTCCACTAGCCAGGCATTTCCAGAGAGAACAATCTTTTAGCTCCAAGACCATGACTAGATCAGGATCCTTTCCTACTCATGATCATAGTAATGTACCACCAACGTCTCCTTCCACAGCTGTAGAACACAGAGCAGTGGAGAAACTTGCTAATGAAGATTCATCTGGTTACACGAGGAAGAGAGGAAAGAACCACCAAGTGGTGATCAAACGTTTCAAGGATCTAAGACAAAAGATAAAGCATGTCATCAACGAGAACAAGAGCGAGAAGCACCGTATCACTATGGATGCTGTCTTAGACAAAGTGCCTCGAAAGTACGGGTTCTCGAAAGATTTGAGACAAGACATCTTGTCTCACTGTTCTGCTACTAAGAAGGAAGGCGCAAAACCGAGGCAGATAGGAAGAACATCGTCGCTGTGTGGATCGGTTGATAGATATCTTCAGCTGTATGAAAAGAGCTTCCAAAAGAGCAACAGTATTTCAAAGTCTGAGGAACCGGCGTTGTCTTGTAAGATAGTTCCTAAGATCTTGGGAAGGATTCTTTCATTACCTGGAACTAAATCTCCTTATGCTTTGAAGACTGAGGACCTTCCTGGCCATTTTGAAACTTCAAGTAGATCAATAGAGCAGGAACAAGATGGTTTGGATGACATTTCAGAGATCTCAGACGATCAGTCTGAGTCTTCAGAACATGAAATGCCAGAGACTACAGATGATCTGTCTTCTGATGAGACAGAACAAGACAGAGAAACCTCTACGGTTGATGTTGAAACCGAAACAAAACCTTTGTATGAATCATCAGGAGACTGTCCAACTTTTGATGAATCTCACATCCCACGAG atTTGAAGGTAGGGCACGATCCGGATACAGAGACTTGTGAAACAAGAAAACAGTTAGAAGGCATAACAGCAGAAGCTATAGACGAATACCTCCAGATAGAAGCACAAGATAAAGGGAAGTTCAACTATGTAAGAGACATTCTCGAGATCTCTGGTTTCAACGCACCAGAATCTCTCTCAATGTGGCAATCAGATTACCAGCCGCTAGATCCATTAGTCTACGAAGAAGTTGCCACAGCAGCAATAGCAGGATGTATGATCCAAGATCCAGAATGTTCAAGAAactatgaagaagaagaagaaagtggtGGTAACTGCAACCACTTGCTTCTCTTTGATCTAATCAACGAGGTACTAATCGAAATCTACGAAAGGTCTTACCATTACTGTCCCAAGCAATTGTCAACTTTATGTAGAATCCATCCAATGCCGGTGGGGTATAGTGTTTTGAAAGATGTTTGGGTTAGAATAAACTTTTACTTGCGTTACAAGCCACACGACGAGGAGTCATTTGATGAGATTATGAGTAGGGATTTGAGGAGAGATGATGGGTGGATGGATTTGCAGTTTGAGAGTGAGTGTGTTGGGATTGAAGTTGAGGATTTGATCTTTGAGGAGCTTCTTGAGGAACTGCTTGGATCCTGTTAA
- the LOC106429048 gene encoding kinesin-like protein KIN-10B isoform X1, translating into MDSKTTPVKPNVSDSPSISKVRVVVRVRPFLPPEIPDVRSCVSVIDGDGRDSSEVAVYLKDPDSCRNECYQLDAFYGNGDENVKQIFDRDVNPLIPEIFRGFNATVLAYGATGSGKTFTMQGTDDLPGLMPLAMSTILSMCEETASRAEVSYYEVYMDRCLDLLEVKSNEVAIWDDKNGQVHLKGLSSIPVNSMSEFHEVYSCGLQRRKVAHTCFNDVSSRSHGVLVISVFSEGGVTGKINLIDLAGSGDYRKGVNEEIRLQESAKINQSLFALSNAVYALINNLPRVPYRESKLTRILQDSLGGTSRALMVACLNPGEYQESLRTVSLAARSRHIKNIISLNPKVETPKVKIDMEAKLQAWLESKGKTKSAHRMMAIRSPLIGTNQPSFSQSSVKKLGCHKSATARSAKLTGTGQRDTFVAVRNLFGGETPDASHVLEPIQNLHLASPTKEDERGASGKESLLESELTPVREALSPITSNAKPNSAYGSPPMLKPMTPKTPMISTNAENMQMSGTCQKFNAWSTNVKTSLMREYVHFLNTANKEELMELKGIGEKMAEYIVELRETSPLKSLADLEKLGFTSRQVHNLFKRATEGILEKSVSATTTTTP; encoded by the exons ATGGATTCGAAAACCACTCCAGTGAAACCCAACGTTTCGGATTCCCCTTCGATCTCGAAGGTTAGGGTCGTCGTTAGAGTTCGTCCGTTTCTTCCCCCAGAGATCCCCGACGTCCGATCGTGTGTTTCCGTAATCGACGGCGATGGTAGAGATTCCAGCGAAGTGGCGGTTTACCTCAAAGATCCCGATAGCTG TCGCAACGAATGCTATCAGCTGGATGCGTTTTACGGGAATGGCGATGAGAATGTGAAGCAGATCTTCGATAGAGATGTCAACCCTTTGATTCCAGAGATTTTTCGGGGTTTCAACGCTACTGTGCTTGCTTATGGAGCCACCGGAAGCGGAAAAACGTTTACGATGCAG GGAACTGATGATCTGCCTGGACTAATGCCATTAGCCATGTCCACTATCCTGTCAATGTGCGAGGAGACAGCAAGTAGAGCGGAGGTttcatattatgaagtttacatGGACAGATGCCTGGATCTCCTAGAGGTTAAATCTAACGAGGTTGCTATTTGGGACGATAAGAATGGACAAGTTCATCTTAAGGGACTCTCTAGTATCCCAGTTAACTCCATGTCTGAGTTTCACGAGGTTTACTCATGTGGCCTTCAGCGGAGGAAAGTTGCACACACTTGTTTTAATGATGTCTCTAGTAGAAGCCATGGAGTGCTAGTGATCTCAGTATTCTCAGAAGGGGGTGTCACTGGAAAAATCAATCTGATTGATCTGGCTG GTAGTGGAGACTATAGAAAGGGAGTCAATGAAGAAATCCGTCTACAAGAGAGTGCCAAGATTAACCAGTCATTATTTGCACTCTCCAATGCGGTTTATGCTCTGATTAATAACCTCCCAAGGGTGCCTTACAGGGAAAGCAAATTGACAAGAATACTGCAGGACTCACTTGGAGGAACGAGTAGAGCTCTCATGGTCGCATGTCTG aATCCGGGTGAATACCAAGAATCTCTTCGCACTGTTAGCTTGGCTGCAAGGTCAAGGCACATCAAAAACATCATATCTTTGAATCCCAAGGTAGAGACTCCTAAGGTTAAAATAGATATGGAAGCAAAACTGCAAGCTTGGCTGGAATCAAAAGGGAAGACGAAAAGCGCCCATAGAATGATGGCAATACGTTCTCCCCTGATTGGTACAAATCAACCTTCATTTTCTCAAAGCTCGGTTAAGAAACTCGGCTGTCATAAATCAGCCACTGCAAGAAGTGCTAAACTTACTGGCACAGGGCAGAG GGACACATTTGTGGCTGTCAGGAACTTATTTGGTGGGGAAACTCCTGATGCTTCACATGTATTG GAACCAATTCAGAATCTGCACTTAGCTTCTCCAAccaaagaagatgaaagaggcgcatCTGGCAAAGAGAGTCTGTTGGAATCTGAACTCACTCCTGTTCGAGAAGCTCTATCTCCGATAAcctcaaatgcaaaaccaaacTCAGCTTATGGGTCACCTCCGATGCTCAAACCAATGACTCCAAAAACACCTATGATTTCTACAAACGCTGAGAATATGCAGATGAGTGGCACATGCCAGAAGTTCAATGCTTGGAGCACTAATGTGAAG ACTTCTCTCATGAGAGAATATGTTCACTTCTTGAATACAGCAAACAA GGAAGAGCTAATGGAGTTGAAG GGAATTGGAGAGAAGATGGCTGAGTACATTGTTGAACTCAGAGAAACAAGCCCTCTAAAATCG CTTGCTGACTTGGAGAAGCTCGGTTTCACCTCAAGACAGGTACATAACTTGTTCAAAAGAGCCACAGAAGGGATtcttgagaagtcagtttctgCTACTACTACAACAACACCTTAG